TCACGAATGCGAGATAACAAATAACGTCAAAGACGCACTTAAATACGAAAATTTCGATGTTGTGCTACTTTCTACAGCACTTCCGGGGCAAGACTTCTACCCTGTGATAGATAAATTTAAAGATGCTATCATCATACTTCTTATCGCTTATATCAGTAATGATACCGTTTTAAAGCCGATACAAGCGGGAGCAAATGACTACATCCAAAAGCCTTTTATGCTTGAAGAACTCGTTAGAAAAATAAGGCATTTTGAAGAACACAAACGCATGAAAGCACTTTTACAAAGCTACGAAGACTACATACAATACACTCTTCGCAACTACAAAATAGACGACATAGACGTCAAAAAGGTAAAACTCCCTCTTTTAATACGCACGTCAAAAATACCTTATGCGGACAAATTTGTCCAGCTTTATATGAGCGAGATGAAGACCCCTTTTATCTTCTGTCCGGCAACTAAACTAGTCCAGATCGATAAAATTTTAAAACAAAATCCAAAAGAGTATCTTTATATCTCAAATTTTCAACTACTAAAAAATGACGAACAAGAGAGAATTTTATCGTTTTCATACAAAAAAAAGATAGTCATCTCAACAACAGACCTAGAGCTATCCGTGCCTTTTGATACGCTTGATATAGTAAATAAGGCGCAAGGATTTAGCGTGGATGAGATAGTAACTATCGACGAATACATAAGACACATTATAACCACATATCAGGATAGATTTCCAGATACGGAACTATCTAAAAAACTTGGAATTTCACGTAAATCACTTTGGGAGAAAAGAAAAAAATATGATATCCTCAAGAAAAAATAAAACTATAGCCATAAGCACCGAGGCGTTTGGAACGCTTGAACTTATCAAAAACAACATCATCTCAAATTTTAGCTCTTTTATGGACTATGATCAGATAAAAGCAACGAACAAATACGGTTTTTTCGAGGGTGAGCCGATGCCTTACTCTTTTGGATTTGCCCCATTTGGCGATGAAAATCAAGCAGTCGTAAAAAGCTTAAAACAAGGAGAGAGAGTAAATTTATCGCTAAAAGGTGAGATAATCGGGCATGTGGATGCAGATAAAATTTTTAAACTAGATAAACAAACAAGTGAAAAAAATATATTTTTAGCTAACGAATCAACAAGTGTCCATCAGATGAGACTTGGAGAATACGCCCTAAGCGGAGAATTTGAAATTTATGACCAAGAGCTAAAAAAGACAAAACAACGCCTTCAAAAGGTCATTAAAGAAACGGGTGCAAAGAGGATAACTGCGCTTTTCCTTACTGCTGATCCATTTAACCGAGCACATGAGCGCCTAGTGAGAATGACGATAGATAAAACCGACTTGGTTATTGTGTTTTTAGTAAGAACAACGCAAGATAGTCATATAAACTACGACTTGCGCAAAGAGGTACTTGAGTATTTTAACCAAAACTACTTACCGTCAAATAGGATTTTTATATTTCCGTTAAGAAACACAACCCTTTTTAGTTCACATAAAAATCCAACACTTGAGTATATAACTGCTCACCATTTAGGAGCGGACAAGCTAGTTATCGGGCAAAATCACACAGGTATAGGTATGTTTTTTGATCAAAACGAAGCCCATACTATACTTGATAAATACAAAGACGCTTTAAAGATGGATATCATCATCTTACCGGAACTTGTTTACTGCAACAAGTGCAAAACTCTTGTAAGCACAAAAACATGCCCGCATGGTGCACATCATCACATCAAATACCATCCAGACACTATAAAAACGCTACTTTTTCAAGGTATTTTGCCGCCTGCTATCTTGATACGCCCGGATATATCGGCGCTTATTTTGTCACAAATTTTACCGGATAGATTTAAAGATATTCAAAAACTATGCGATGATTTATTTCCAAATTCAGGTCTTCTTGAAAAACGCAGCGATCGCGACTTTTATGAAGAGTTAATGAAACTTTATCAAACATCATCAATGACTTAAGGACGATACATGCAAAAACTATTTTTGACATTTTTTGGCACTGGGCTTTTACCAAAAGCTCCTGGGACTTGGGGTTCGCTAGCCGGTATGGTTTGCGCATATATAATTCTTGCGTATTTTTCTTCTACGACGCTGTTTTTAGCTAGTATTTTGCTGTTTTTGCTTGGCGTAAGCGCAGTGGAAAGCTATGAAAAAATAACCGGTGAACACGATAGTTCACATATCGTTATAGATGAAGTTGCAGGTGTATTTTTAGCGATAGCTATTAGTGGAGCTACGTTTGCTCAAATTTTGCTATCGTTTTTATTTTTTAGACTACTTGACATCAAAAAGCCGTCTATTATCGGACGTATAGACAGAAATGTCAAAGGCGGACTTGGTGTTATGGGAGATGATATGGTCGCTGGATTTTTCGCGGGACTTATGAGTGCGATAGCTTATGGTATATGCCTAAAATTTGGTATAAGTTTGATCTAGGCTCGTTAATATACGAGCTTTTATCTTGCTCTATTTTTTCTATTCTCTACGCCTTGGCTTTCATACTCCTCTATCTCGACGACATACTCGGGATTTTTCTTCTTAAGTCCGGCGTTTAATACGGTTATTATCTTAGCATCGGCATTTTTATGACTACATATAAGAAGAACCAAATTTAAATATATTCCCGCTTCTTGAGGCGCTTTTCCGTTTTGTTTTTGTGGAAATTTAAACTCTTCTATAAATTGACTTACAACCATAGCTAGATCATCTTTGCTCTTTTTGCTATCAGAAGCTATACTGATAAGATCTTTTATGCTAGTCTCTTTTTTGGGCGTTGCTTGCTTTGCGGACTTAGGAGCCACTTTATGTTCTATGTCGTCATTTTTTATAAATTTGATCAAAATAATCATAAGCACGATAATAGCGATTAAAAAAATCGCTATTATAACAAGCAAAATCGTGCTTTGTGTGCTCATATTAAAGTCTTGAACAGATATTACGTTTTGGATACGCTAGAAGCGTAATCGCCACCATAACACCTATCATGATCCAAATAAAATCCGGTACCGGCAACGGATCTCCTGCTGCATACGAGTGCATACCCGCCAAGTAGAAATTCACACCAAAATACGTCATAAGTATCGCCCAGTATGCAAAAAACGATGCAACAGCAAAGGCGTATTGGTTATTAAGCTTTGGTATAAATCTAATATGTAAAACTGCCGCATAAACCAGTATCGACACAAGAGCCCAGGTCTCTTTACTATCCCAACCCCAGTATCTACCCCAGCTTTCATTTGCCCAAACACCGCCTAAAAAGTTTCCTAAAGTTAGCAAGCTAAGACCAAGTATCATCGCCATCTCATTTATACGAGTAGCCTCTGTAATGTTGCGTGAAATTTCTTCGTTTGGTTTTTTCTTGCTTTGCATGATGATAAGTATAAGCACAAAACCGCCAAGCAATGCACAAAGCCCTAAAAATCCATAACTAGCCGTAATAATAGAAACATGGATCGTTAGCCAGTAGCTTTGAAGAACAGGCACAAGCGTTGTTATCTGTGGGTCCATCCAGCTTAAATGTGCAACAAAAAGCGTAACACCGGCAAGTATAGATGTAAGCGCGATAGCTATCGGGCTACGTTTTGAAAACACTATACCAGAAAGACCAAGCGCCCAAGCGATATATACCATAGACTCATAGGCATTACTCCAAGGAGCGTGTTCTGCGATATACCAGCGAAGCCCAAGACCAACGGTATGAACTGCAAATGCAAGTAAATTTATGCCATATATCACCTTAACGATCTTGTCGATATTTAGCTTTGGAGCTAACATTTTTATAAACACAAACAGCAACAACACTAAGCCGGCTAGTAAATATATCGGTGTTAAGCGATCAAAAACTTGCAGCTTGTTAAACAAAAGCTCGGTTTCTATCTTTTGCTTTGCAGGCATTATTTGTGAGCCGTAGTTGTTTTGATACTCAAAAATTTTATCCAAAGCCTTATCCGCTTCACTCCATTCTTGAGTTTTTACTGCATTATCAACTGCTGTAAAATAATCCCTCATCATGCCTATAACCAAATTTCCCTCTTCAGGAGAAAAATACATCATTGCCGATGCAGGAGAGTACCAAGTGTTTGATGGATCATCTTGTTTTGGAAAAATTTTAAATATCTCTCCTATAAACATCATATAAAAGACATTTAGCCTTTCATCTATCTTGATCACATCTTTATCAAAAGTGCCACGCGAGCCAGGGTGTTTGCGGTTAGCTTGCTCGGCAAATTTAGTAAGCTTATACTCGCTTCTGCCATCTTTACCTGGTTTAAAAAAGTCGTTAAAACTAGCGTATTTTGCATTTTCAGATACTCCCAAAACCTTTTTTAACTCGCTGCTTGACCCAAGTGCGATCACAAATTCATTACGCCAAAACTCCGGCATAACCATTATGGAAAGCGCTGCTTGGTTTGAGTCAAGTGAACCGATACGATCTTTTCTGTGAAATTTGTTTAATACTTCTTTACTAAGCGTATCAAAAGGTTTCATCCTGCCGTCAGGACTTTGCACGATAAGCCTTGAAAGCTTTTTGGCATGCTCTGGACTTATACGAGGCAAGAAGTCGTCAGCCGCTTTTAGCTGAGTTAAATTTAAAGCAAAAAGCCCGATCACAAGGAAGCTTGCTACTTTTTTTACAGAGTCGTTATCTATCAGTT
This is a stretch of genomic DNA from Campylobacter sp. RM6914. It encodes these proteins:
- a CDS encoding response regulator; this encodes MKILIVENEIYLAGSIASKLADLGHECEITNNVKDALKYENFDVVLLSTALPGQDFYPVIDKFKDAIIILLIAYISNDTVLKPIQAGANDYIQKPFMLEELVRKIRHFEEHKRMKALLQSYEDYIQYTLRNYKIDDIDVKKVKLPLLIRTSKIPYADKFVQLYMSEMKTPFIFCPATKLVQIDKILKQNPKEYLYISNFQLLKNDEQERILSFSYKKKIVISTTDLELSVPFDTLDIVNKAQGFSVDEIVTIDEYIRHIITTYQDRFPDTELSKKLGISRKSLWEKRKKYDILKKK
- a CDS encoding sulfate adenylyltransferase — encoded protein: MISSRKNKTIAISTEAFGTLELIKNNIISNFSSFMDYDQIKATNKYGFFEGEPMPYSFGFAPFGDENQAVVKSLKQGERVNLSLKGEIIGHVDADKIFKLDKQTSEKNIFLANESTSVHQMRLGEYALSGEFEIYDQELKKTKQRLQKVIKETGAKRITALFLTADPFNRAHERLVRMTIDKTDLVIVFLVRTTQDSHINYDLRKEVLEYFNQNYLPSNRIFIFPLRNTTLFSSHKNPTLEYITAHHLGADKLVIGQNHTGIGMFFDQNEAHTILDKYKDALKMDIIILPELVYCNKCKTLVSTKTCPHGAHHHIKYHPDTIKTLLFQGILPPAILIRPDISALILSQILPDRFKDIQKLCDDLFPNSGLLEKRSDRDFYEELMKLYQTSSMT
- a CDS encoding phosphatidylglycerophosphatase A family protein encodes the protein MQKLFLTFFGTGLLPKAPGTWGSLAGMVCAYIILAYFSSTTLFLASILLFLLGVSAVESYEKITGEHDSSHIVIDEVAGVFLAIAISGATFAQILLSFLFFRLLDIKKPSIIGRIDRNVKGGLGVMGDDMVAGFFAGLMSAIAYGICLKFGISLI
- a CDS encoding fatty-acid--CoA ligase, which codes for MSTQSTILLVIIAIFLIAIIVLMIILIKFIKNDDIEHKVAPKSAKQATPKKETSIKDLISIASDSKKSKDDLAMVVSQFIEEFKFPQKQNGKAPQEAGIYLNLVLLICSHKNADAKIITVLNAGLKKKNPEYVVEIEEYESQGVENRKNRAR
- the ccsA gene encoding cytochrome c biogenesis protein CcsA, which encodes MFGFKSVFLSMSSAIVLMIIFAIGSGAATIIESKSGTEAAWFYVYGAGWFAFVQLLLGINLAYNIYQYKLLNVKKLPSLLFHAGFIVILIGAGITRYFGFEGNVHIRENSQTNIVTTKGTYISLSSLVDGQEVTTSIPRSFSDIVTNGFDIKLKIGQDSANMKFVEYLPSAAYRFVDDEGGRAVIELTISDDENREDVYLLEGEEVVAGDISFLFNTMPKSNQKFVLFKLENGKFSVTSSMELSKISMIDSSKSVISPESVNEFEEKNLYTIEGVNFISKFISAKAKRKLMANQNGEFDVVNVLLTYKGESKEIPLFYNLIEPSKATVAGQQFNASWGLQQIKLPFSLYLKDFELKRYPGSNSPMSYASEVVVKDGDSPSFDYRIYMNHVLDYDGYRFFQSSYDQDERGTILSVNKDPGKIPTYIGYFLLGIGFFLNVVNPTSRFRKLAKLIDNDSVKKVASFLVIGLFALNLTQLKAADDFLPRISPEHAKKLSRLIVQSPDGRMKPFDTLSKEVLNKFHRKDRIGSLDSNQAALSIMVMPEFWRNEFVIALGSSSELKKVLGVSENAKYASFNDFFKPGKDGRSEYKLTKFAEQANRKHPGSRGTFDKDVIKIDERLNVFYMMFIGEIFKIFPKQDDPSNTWYSPASAMMYFSPEEGNLVIGMMRDYFTAVDNAVKTQEWSEADKALDKIFEYQNNYGSQIMPAKQKIETELLFNKLQVFDRLTPIYLLAGLVLLLFVFIKMLAPKLNIDKIVKVIYGINLLAFAVHTVGLGLRWYIAEHAPWSNAYESMVYIAWALGLSGIVFSKRSPIAIALTSILAGVTLFVAHLSWMDPQITTLVPVLQSYWLTIHVSIITASYGFLGLCALLGGFVLILIIMQSKKKPNEEISRNITEATRINEMAMILGLSLLTLGNFLGGVWANESWGRYWGWDSKETWALVSILVYAAVLHIRFIPKLNNQYAFAVASFFAYWAILMTYFGVNFYLAGMHSYAAGDPLPVPDFIWIMIGVMVAITLLAYPKRNICSRL